A single Streptomyces sp. Edi2 DNA region contains:
- a CDS encoding biotin carboxylase N-terminal domain-containing protein: MIRSLLVANRGEIVRRVFRTCRELGVSTVAVHSDADADAPHVREADTAVRLPGDAPADTYLRGDLLVRAARSAGADAVHPGYGFLSENAAFAAAVTEAGLVWIGPPPAAIEAMASKTRAKELMAGAGVPLLAPVEPAQATEADLPLLVKAAAGGGGRGMRVVTELAALEEELKAAAAEAASAFGDGEVFVEPYVVGGRHVEVQILADAHGTVWTLGTRDCSLQRRHQKVIEEAPAPGLSDELRTTLHQAAEQAARAIAYRGAGTVEFLVSADGRAYFLEMNTRLQVEHPVTEAVHGLDLVALQLRIAEGRPLDAEPPRPHGHAVEARLYAEDPAAGWQPQTGTLHRLELPEGVRLDSGVTDGDTIGVHYDPMLAKVIAWAPSRDEAVRKLAGALERARIHGPVTNRDLLVRSLRHPEFTDPAALDTGFYDRNLPALTKAADTGADIFALAAALADAHGRSRFGGFRNVPSGPQVKTYACAGTGTTAGTGAGSGTGTAYEIRYRLGRDGLSAEDFPGVRLLALGPDEVVLEVDGLRRPFAVVRYGDRVHVDAPPAPGGSATAPASYAFTALSRFPDPTARTEPGSLLAPMPGTVVRIAEGLTEGDRVEEGRPLLWLEAMKMEHKITAPAAGTLTALPVRTGQQVEVGALLAVVAETTETTETAETAEAAETAEAAETAEAG; this comes from the coding sequence GTGATCCGTTCCCTCCTTGTCGCCAACCGCGGCGAAATAGTCCGGCGGGTCTTCCGCACCTGCCGTGAGCTGGGCGTCTCCACCGTCGCCGTGCACTCGGACGCGGACGCGGACGCCCCGCACGTCCGCGAGGCGGACACCGCCGTACGGCTCCCGGGCGACGCCCCGGCCGACACCTATCTGCGGGGCGATCTGCTGGTGCGGGCCGCGCGGTCCGCGGGCGCCGACGCGGTCCACCCCGGCTATGGCTTCCTCTCCGAGAACGCCGCCTTCGCCGCCGCGGTGACCGAAGCCGGCCTGGTCTGGATCGGGCCGCCACCCGCCGCCATCGAGGCCATGGCGTCCAAGACGCGGGCCAAGGAGCTGATGGCCGGGGCCGGGGTGCCGCTGCTGGCCCCCGTCGAGCCCGCACAGGCCACCGAGGCCGATCTGCCGCTGCTGGTGAAGGCGGCGGCGGGCGGTGGCGGCCGCGGTATGCGCGTGGTCACCGAACTGGCGGCACTGGAAGAGGAGTTGAAGGCTGCCGCTGCCGAAGCGGCATCCGCGTTCGGCGACGGGGAGGTGTTCGTCGAGCCGTATGTGGTGGGCGGGCGCCACGTCGAGGTGCAGATCCTCGCCGATGCGCACGGGACGGTCTGGACGCTCGGCACCCGCGACTGCTCCCTCCAGCGCCGCCACCAGAAGGTCATCGAGGAGGCCCCGGCCCCCGGGCTGTCCGACGAGCTGCGCACCACCCTCCATCAAGCGGCGGAACAGGCCGCCCGCGCCATCGCCTACCGGGGCGCGGGCACCGTGGAGTTCCTGGTCTCCGCGGACGGACGCGCGTACTTCCTGGAGATGAACACCCGCCTCCAGGTCGAACACCCGGTCACCGAGGCGGTCCACGGCCTCGACCTCGTCGCCCTCCAACTGCGCATAGCCGAGGGCCGCCCCCTGGACGCCGAACCGCCGCGCCCGCACGGACACGCAGTGGAGGCACGGCTGTACGCGGAGGACCCGGCGGCCGGCTGGCAGCCGCAGACCGGCACCCTGCACCGCCTGGAGCTGCCGGAAGGCGTCCGCCTGGACTCCGGGGTGACCGACGGCGACACCATCGGCGTCCACTACGACCCGATGCTCGCCAAGGTCATCGCCTGGGCGCCCAGCCGGGACGAGGCCGTGCGGAAACTCGCGGGCGCCCTGGAGCGGGCCCGTATTCATGGCCCCGTCACCAACCGCGACCTGCTCGTACGCTCCCTGCGCCACCCGGAGTTCACCGACCCCGCGGCGCTGGACACCGGCTTCTACGACCGCAACCTCCCCGCACTGACCAAGGCCGCCGACACCGGGGCGGACATCTTCGCGCTCGCCGCGGCCCTCGCCGACGCCCACGGCCGCTCCCGCTTCGGGGGCTTCCGCAACGTCCCCTCCGGCCCGCAGGTCAAGACCTACGCCTGCGCGGGCACCGGCACCACCGCCGGCACAGGCGCCGGATCCGGCACCGGCACCGCGTACGAGATCCGCTACCGGCTCGGCCGCGACGGGCTGTCGGCCGAGGACTTCCCCGGCGTCCGGCTGCTCGCCCTGGGGCCGGACGAGGTGGTGCTCGAAGTCGACGGCCTGAGAAGGCCGTTCGCGGTCGTCCGTTACGGCGACCGGGTCCACGTCGACGCGCCCCCCGCTCCCGGCGGGTCCGCCACCGCGCCCGCCTCCTACGCCTTCACCGCCTTGTCCCGCTTCCCCGACCCCACGGCCCGTACGGAGCCGGGATCTCTGCTGGCACCGATGCCCGGCACGGTCGTACGGATCGCGGAAGGCCTCACCGAGGGCGACCGGGTCGAGGAGGGCCGGCCCCTCCTCTGGCTGGAGGCGATGAAGATGGAACACAAGATCACCGCCCCGGCCGCCGGCACCCTCACCGCACTGCCCGTGCGTACCGGGCAACAGGTCGAGGTCGGAGCCCTGCTGGCGGTCGTGGCCGAGACGACGGAGACGACGGAGACGGCCGAGACGGCCGAGGCGGCCGAGACGGCCGAGGCGGCCGAGACGGCCGAGGCGGGCTGA
- a CDS encoding carboxyl transferase domain-containing protein produces MTVLATGLDTAGDEYAERREAMLAKLADVEAEHAKATAGGGEKYVARHQKRGKLLARERIELLLDPDTPFLELSPLAAWGSDYQVGASVVTGIGTVEGVECLITANDPTVRGGASNPWSLKKALRANEIASANRLPVISLVESGGADLPSQKEIFIPGGALFRDLTRLSAAGIPTVAVVFGNSTAGGAYVPGMSDHVIMVKERAKVFLGGPPLVKMATGEESDDESLGGAEMHARTSGLADYFAVDEPDALRQARRVVARLNWRKPQPDPGPAAPPAYDEEELLGIVPGDLKAPFDPREVIARIVDGSDFDEFKPLYGPSLATGWAELHGYPVGILANAQGVLFSAESQKAAQFIQLANQRDIPLLFLHNTTGYMVGKEYEQGGIIKHGAMMINAVSNSKVPHLSVLMGASYGAGHYGMCGRAFDPRFLFAWPSAKSAVMGPQQLAGVLSIVARASAAAKGQPYDDEADAGLRAMVEQQIESESLPMFLSGRLYDDGVIDPRDTRTVLGLCLSALHNAPVEGARGGFGVFRM; encoded by the coding sequence TTGACCGTGCTCGCAACCGGGCTCGACACGGCGGGAGACGAGTACGCGGAGCGCCGCGAGGCGATGCTCGCGAAGCTCGCGGACGTCGAGGCCGAACATGCCAAGGCGACCGCGGGCGGCGGCGAGAAGTACGTCGCCCGGCACCAAAAGCGCGGCAAGCTGCTCGCCCGGGAGCGGATCGAGCTGCTGCTCGACCCCGATACGCCGTTCCTGGAGCTGTCGCCGCTCGCGGCCTGGGGCAGCGACTACCAGGTCGGCGCCTCGGTGGTCACCGGCATCGGCACCGTCGAGGGCGTGGAGTGCCTGATCACCGCCAACGACCCGACGGTGCGCGGCGGCGCCAGCAACCCCTGGTCGCTGAAGAAGGCGCTGCGGGCCAACGAGATCGCCTCCGCCAACCGGCTGCCGGTGATCTCGCTGGTCGAGTCCGGCGGTGCCGATCTGCCCAGCCAGAAGGAGATCTTCATCCCGGGCGGGGCGCTCTTCCGTGACCTCACCCGGCTGTCGGCGGCCGGCATCCCGACCGTCGCCGTCGTCTTCGGCAACTCCACCGCCGGCGGCGCCTACGTCCCCGGCATGTCTGACCACGTCATCATGGTCAAGGAACGCGCCAAGGTGTTCCTGGGCGGCCCACCGCTGGTCAAGATGGCGACCGGCGAGGAGAGCGACGACGAGTCGCTGGGCGGAGCCGAGATGCACGCCCGCACCTCCGGGCTCGCGGACTACTTCGCGGTGGACGAGCCGGACGCGCTGCGCCAGGCCCGGCGGGTGGTCGCCCGCCTCAACTGGCGCAAGCCGCAGCCCGATCCAGGACCCGCGGCGCCACCCGCGTACGACGAGGAAGAGCTGCTGGGCATCGTCCCCGGCGACCTCAAGGCCCCCTTCGACCCCCGTGAGGTCATCGCCCGGATCGTGGACGGCTCGGACTTCGACGAGTTCAAGCCGCTCTACGGGCCGAGCCTGGCGACCGGCTGGGCCGAGCTGCACGGCTACCCGGTCGGCATCCTCGCCAACGCCCAGGGCGTGCTCTTCAGCGCGGAGTCCCAGAAAGCCGCCCAGTTCATCCAGCTGGCCAACCAGCGCGACATCCCCCTCCTCTTCCTCCACAACACCACCGGCTACATGGTCGGCAAGGAGTACGAGCAGGGCGGCATCATCAAACACGGCGCGATGATGATCAACGCGGTGTCGAACTCGAAGGTCCCGCACCTGTCCGTCCTCATGGGCGCCTCGTACGGCGCCGGGCACTACGGCATGTGCGGCCGCGCCTTCGACCCCCGGTTCCTGTTCGCCTGGCCGAGCGCCAAGTCCGCCGTCATGGGACCCCAGCAACTGGCCGGCGTGCTCTCGATCGTCGCCCGCGCCTCGGCCGCGGCCAAGGGGCAGCCCTACGACGACGAGGCGGACGCCGGCCTGCGCGCCATGGTCGAGCAGCAGATCGAGTCGGAGTCGCTGCCGATGTTCCTGTCGGGGCGGCTCTACGACGACGGTGTCATCGACCCGCGCGACACCCGGACCGTCCTCGGCCTGTGTCTGTCCGCCCTCCACAACGCGCCGGTCGAGGGCGCGCGGGGCGGCTTCGGCGTCTTCCGGATGTGA
- a CDS encoding helix-turn-helix transcriptional regulator, giving the protein MSAPTVRRRRLGTKLRALRDALDLKLEEVAEKSAGRINVPKLSRIETARSAAKPADVEMLLDLYGMDDEELRAALLALTREGARRGWWHSYRGVVSPVYEDLISLEAEATNIRTWQMGAIPGLLHTGEYAREIITATAMSAAVEGRIDALVEVRLARQSVLTREQPLDLWAIIAEGALRTRGNGEGVMHDQLSRLHSLSRRPNINIQILPTDSPPHVGQLGSFSVLGFEGHPDLDVVHTESLTSALYVEEREQVGVYQDAFERLRAAALPVEASADRIAEIRDQV; this is encoded by the coding sequence GTGAGCGCACCAACGGTCCGCCGACGCAGGCTCGGCACCAAGCTGCGCGCGTTGCGGGACGCCCTCGACCTCAAGCTCGAAGAGGTCGCCGAGAAGTCGGCCGGCCGCATCAACGTTCCCAAGCTGTCTCGCATCGAGACTGCCCGGAGCGCGGCCAAGCCGGCCGACGTTGAGATGTTGCTCGATCTGTACGGCATGGACGACGAGGAGTTGCGCGCCGCCCTGCTCGCCCTCACGCGCGAGGGCGCACGGCGCGGGTGGTGGCACAGCTACCGCGGCGTAGTGTCTCCGGTCTATGAAGACTTGATCAGCCTCGAGGCTGAGGCGACGAACATTCGTACATGGCAGATGGGTGCCATTCCCGGGCTGTTGCACACGGGCGAATACGCTCGGGAGATCATCACGGCAACGGCGATGTCGGCCGCTGTCGAGGGCAGAATCGATGCTCTGGTCGAGGTGCGTCTCGCACGCCAAAGCGTGCTGACTCGTGAACAGCCGCTCGATCTGTGGGCGATCATCGCCGAGGGCGCGCTACGTACGCGTGGCAACGGCGAGGGTGTGATGCACGATCAGCTGTCGCGTCTGCACTCACTGAGCAGGCGACCCAACATCAACATTCAGATTCTGCCGACGGACTCGCCACCCCACGTTGGGCAACTGGGGTCGTTTTCGGTCCTCGGATTCGAGGGGCATCCAGACCTCGATGTCGTCCACACGGAAAGCCTGACCTCTGCCCTCTACGTGGAGGAACGGGAACAGGTGGGCGTCTACCAGGACGCTTTCGAGCGACTGCGCGCAGCAGCGTTGCCGGTCGAGGCATCCGCCGATCGCATCGCAGAGATAAGGGATCAAGTATGA
- a CDS encoding LysR family transcriptional regulator, translated as MVELNSLRQFLAVARLEHLSRAADELHVAQPSLSRTIARLESELGAPLFDRSNRLRLNDAGKLFRDHVERALGELQAGQRAVAEATSDGLGTVRLASETFLTLTGPLAAYKRAHPAVEVELHWSPAEDMARRLRGQDVDLCVASQPIHAEGLETVPLFDEAVGVGMPLDHPLAGRTSVSIHELADQPFVTAREGHWLRRLLDQLFAARGLTPKIVCESDEHSAIADLISAGLGIALVPSFARPKATRTALAWIPVDSPDCRRTVTLCWGAGSHLPTAARLMRTTLTSWNWSTGKPEEKR; from the coding sequence ATGGTGGAGCTGAACTCGCTCAGGCAATTCCTGGCGGTGGCCCGGCTGGAACACCTCAGCCGGGCAGCCGACGAACTGCACGTCGCGCAGCCGTCGCTGAGTCGCACCATCGCCCGGCTGGAGAGCGAATTGGGTGCACCGCTTTTCGACCGGAGCAATCGGCTCCGGCTGAACGACGCGGGCAAGCTCTTCCGTGATCACGTCGAACGCGCTCTCGGTGAACTCCAGGCCGGACAACGCGCCGTCGCCGAGGCCACCAGCGACGGCCTGGGCACCGTGAGACTGGCGTCGGAAACCTTCCTCACCCTCACCGGCCCACTGGCGGCCTACAAGCGCGCCCATCCCGCTGTCGAAGTCGAGCTCCACTGGTCGCCGGCCGAGGACATGGCCCGCCGCCTGCGGGGCCAGGATGTCGACCTGTGTGTCGCTTCGCAGCCGATCCACGCCGAGGGCCTGGAAACAGTGCCACTGTTCGACGAGGCAGTGGGGGTGGGCATGCCACTCGATCATCCACTTGCAGGCCGTACGTCCGTGAGCATCCACGAACTCGCCGACCAGCCCTTCGTCACCGCCCGCGAGGGACACTGGCTACGCCGACTGCTCGATCAGCTCTTCGCCGCCCGAGGCCTCACCCCGAAGATCGTCTGCGAAAGCGACGAGCACAGCGCTATCGCGGACCTGATCAGCGCGGGACTCGGCATCGCTCTCGTTCCCTCGTTCGCCCGCCCCAAGGCCACACGTACTGCCCTCGCCTGGATACCCGTCGACAGCCCCGACTGCCGTCGCACGGTAACCCTGTGCTGGGGCGCAGGCAGCCACCTGCCGACCGCCGCCCGGCTGATGCGCACCACCCTCACCAGCTGGAACTGGAGTACCGGCAAGCCCGAGGAAAAGCGCTGA
- a CDS encoding acyl-CoA dehydrogenase family protein, whose amino-acid sequence MSSAMSNPVIETEEQRALRDAVAALGKRYGRDYVTRVVAEGTHTDELWAEAAKLGYLGVNLPEAYGGGGGGIVELSLVLEELGAAGCPLLMLVVSPAICGTVIARFGTEEQKRTWLPGLADGSRKMAFGITEPDAGSNSHRITTTARKDGTDWVLNGRKVFISGVDIADATLIVGRTEDARTGRLKPSLFIVPRETPGFGRSPIAMELAAPEKQFALTLDEVRLPAEALVGDEDAGLLQLFAGLNPERIMTAAFALGMGRYALGRALDYARTRQVWKEPIGAHQALAHPLAQAHIELELARLMMQKAAHLYDAGDDMGAGEAANMAKYAAAEAAVHAVDQAVHTLGGNGLTQEYGLASLITAARVARIAPVSREMILNYISHQSLGLPKSY is encoded by the coding sequence ATGAGCAGTGCCATGAGCAACCCTGTGATCGAGACCGAGGAACAGCGCGCCCTGCGCGACGCCGTCGCCGCGCTCGGCAAGCGCTACGGCCGCGACTACGTCACCCGCGTCGTGGCCGAGGGCACGCACACCGACGAACTCTGGGCGGAGGCCGCCAAGCTGGGCTACCTCGGCGTCAACCTCCCCGAGGCGTACGGCGGGGGAGGCGGCGGCATCGTAGAACTCTCCCTCGTCCTGGAGGAGTTGGGCGCCGCCGGCTGTCCACTCCTGATGCTGGTCGTCTCGCCCGCCATCTGCGGCACGGTCATCGCCCGCTTCGGCACCGAGGAGCAGAAGCGGACCTGGCTGCCCGGCCTCGCCGACGGCTCCCGCAAGATGGCCTTCGGCATCACCGAGCCGGACGCCGGGTCCAACTCGCACCGCATCACGACCACCGCCCGCAAGGACGGCACGGACTGGGTCCTCAACGGCCGCAAGGTCTTCATCTCGGGCGTCGACATCGCCGATGCGACCCTGATCGTCGGCCGCACCGAGGACGCCCGCACCGGCCGCCTCAAGCCAAGCCTGTTCATCGTGCCGCGCGAGACCCCCGGCTTCGGCCGCAGCCCGATCGCGATGGAACTCGCCGCCCCGGAGAAGCAGTTCGCACTGACCCTGGACGAGGTCCGGCTGCCCGCCGAGGCGCTGGTCGGCGACGAGGACGCCGGACTCCTCCAGCTCTTCGCGGGACTCAACCCGGAGCGGATCATGACCGCCGCTTTCGCCCTGGGAATGGGCCGATACGCCCTCGGCCGGGCCCTCGACTACGCCCGTACCCGCCAGGTGTGGAAGGAGCCCATCGGTGCCCACCAGGCCCTCGCCCACCCTCTCGCCCAGGCCCATATCGAGCTGGAACTCGCCCGGTTGATGATGCAGAAGGCGGCGCACCTCTACGACGCGGGCGACGACATGGGCGCGGGCGAGGCCGCCAACATGGCCAAGTACGCGGCAGCCGAGGCCGCCGTCCACGCCGTCGACCAGGCCGTCCACACCCTCGGCGGCAACGGCCTCACCCAGGAGTACGGCCTCGCCTCCCTGATCACCGCCGCCCGGGTGGCGCGAATCGCCCCGGTCAGCCGCGAAATGATCCTCAACTACATCTCGCACCAGTCACTGGGCCTGCCCAAGTCGTACTGA
- a CDS encoding DUF397 domain-containing protein — protein MSHIDDASTLAVDWWKSSRSDTGAQCVEFGIVDGESVAVRDSKNPNGPALLLSRTQVAGFVDAVSEGRFKQ, from the coding sequence ATGAGCCACATTGACGACGCCTCGACGCTTGCCGTGGACTGGTGGAAGTCGTCGCGGTCCGACACCGGTGCACAGTGCGTCGAGTTCGGCATCGTCGACGGCGAGTCGGTCGCGGTGCGGGACAGCAAGAACCCGAACGGGCCCGCGCTGCTGCTGAGCCGCACTCAGGTGGCCGGCTTCGTTGACGCGGTCAGCGAGGGCCGGTTCAAGCAGTAG
- a CDS encoding 4-coumarate--CoA ligase family protein has protein sequence MVSHASHASHASPASHVFRSEYADVAPVELPIHEAVLGRAAEYGDRPALIDGLDGTTLGYDRLDHFTRRLAAALAAAGVRKGEVLALHSPNSVLFPVVFYAASRCGAAVTTVHPLATEGEFAKQLGDSGARWIVTVSGLLDTARAAAQQAGGIAEIFVCDRAEGHRSVQDLVACTDPEPSVILDPADDLAVLPYSSGTTGTPKGVMLTHRSIATNLAQLTPLVSSGPGDRVLAVLPFFHIYGLTALMNAPLRNGATVVVLPRFDLRQFLAAIEKHRITAVYVAPPIVLALAKHPLVADYDLSSLRYLVSAAAPLDAELAAACSRRLGLPPVLQAYGMTELSPGTHCVPLDAPNPPPGAVGKLIPNTEMRLVSLATGEDVPPGESGEVLIRGPQVMKGYLGRPAETDAMIDPDGWLHTGDVGRTDDDGWLYVVDRVKELIKYKGYQVAPADLEALLLGHDAIADAAVIGVVDADGNEVPKAFVVRQRGASLSEDEVIAYVADQVAPYKKVRRVEFLESVPRATTGKILRRELRARERSSTPR, from the coding sequence ATGGTGTCCCACGCGTCCCACGCTTCCCACGCGTCCCCCGCGTCCCACGTGTTCCGCAGCGAGTACGCCGACGTCGCGCCCGTAGAGCTGCCGATCCACGAGGCCGTCCTCGGGCGGGCGGCGGAGTACGGCGACCGGCCCGCCCTGATCGACGGCCTCGACGGCACCACCCTCGGCTACGACCGGCTGGACCACTTCACCCGCAGGCTCGCGGCCGCCCTCGCCGCGGCCGGGGTCCGCAAGGGCGAGGTGCTGGCCCTGCACAGCCCGAACAGCGTGCTCTTCCCCGTCGTCTTCTACGCCGCCTCGCGCTGCGGGGCGGCGGTCACCACCGTCCATCCGCTGGCCACCGAGGGCGAGTTCGCCAAGCAGCTCGGCGACTCCGGAGCCCGCTGGATCGTGACCGTATCGGGGCTGCTGGACACCGCGCGCGCCGCCGCACAGCAGGCCGGCGGGATCGCCGAGATCTTCGTCTGCGACCGGGCCGAGGGCCACCGCTCCGTACAGGACCTCGTCGCCTGCACCGACCCGGAACCGTCCGTCATCCTCGACCCGGCCGACGACCTGGCCGTCCTGCCCTACTCCTCCGGCACCACCGGCACCCCCAAGGGCGTGATGCTCACCCACCGCAGCATCGCCACCAACCTCGCCCAGCTCACCCCGCTGGTCTCCAGCGGCCCGGGCGACCGGGTGCTGGCGGTGCTGCCCTTCTTCCACATCTACGGGCTGACCGCCCTGATGAACGCCCCGCTGCGCAACGGCGCCACCGTCGTGGTGCTGCCCCGATTCGACCTGCGGCAGTTCCTCGCCGCGATCGAGAAGCACCGCATCACGGCCGTCTACGTCGCGCCCCCGATCGTCCTCGCCCTCGCCAAACACCCGCTGGTCGCCGACTACGACCTCTCCTCCCTGCGCTACCTCGTCTCCGCCGCGGCGCCCCTGGACGCCGAGCTGGCGGCGGCCTGCTCCCGGCGGCTCGGCCTGCCGCCGGTCCTGCAGGCGTACGGCATGACCGAGTTGTCGCCGGGCACGCACTGCGTCCCTCTCGACGCACCGAACCCGCCGCCCGGCGCCGTCGGCAAGCTGATCCCCAACACCGAGATGCGCCTGGTGTCCCTGGCGACCGGCGAGGACGTGCCGCCGGGGGAGAGCGGCGAGGTCCTGATCCGCGGCCCGCAGGTGATGAAGGGCTATCTGGGGCGGCCGGCCGAAACCGACGCGATGATCGATCCCGACGGCTGGCTGCACACCGGAGACGTCGGGCGGACGGACGACGACGGCTGGCTGTATGTCGTCGACCGCGTCAAGGAGTTGATCAAATACAAGGGCTACCAGGTCGCCCCCGCCGATCTCGAAGCGCTGCTGCTCGGGCATGACGCCATCGCCGACGCGGCGGTCATCGGCGTCGTGGACGCGGACGGCAACGAGGTGCCCAAGGCGTTCGTGGTCCGGCAGCGGGGGGCCAGCCTGAGCGAGGACGAGGTCATCGCGTACGTTGCCGATCAGGTCGCCCCCTACAAGAAAGTGCGCCGCGTGGAATTCCTGGAGAGCGTGCCGCGCGCCACCACCGGAAAGATCCTGCGGCGCGAACTGCGCGCCAGGGAAAGGAGTTCGACGCCCCGATGA
- a CDS encoding TetR/AcrR family transcriptional regulator, with protein sequence MGAVTPARGPKQPQQERSRATRLKLLEAAVSCLAERGWSGSTVSVVAERAGVSRGAAQHHFRTREDLFTAAVEHVAEKRQGAVKAVARNLPPAGSVARTWIIVEELVGLYTGPLFRAALHLWVAASDEEQLRDRVTALEAKVGREAHRTAVALLDADETVPGVRETVQGLLDMARGLGLANLLTDDKTRRDRVVEQWAKIIDAVLAPAG encoded by the coding sequence ATGGGCGCGGTGACCCCGGCCCGCGGCCCCAAACAGCCCCAGCAGGAACGCAGCCGCGCCACCCGCCTCAAACTGCTGGAGGCCGCCGTCTCCTGCCTCGCTGAGCGCGGCTGGAGCGGCAGCACGGTCTCCGTGGTCGCCGAGCGCGCGGGCGTCTCGCGGGGCGCGGCGCAGCACCACTTCCGCACCCGCGAAGACCTCTTCACGGCGGCCGTCGAACACGTCGCGGAGAAGCGGCAGGGCGCGGTCAAGGCCGTCGCCCGCAATCTGCCGCCGGCCGGCTCCGTGGCCCGCACCTGGATCATCGTCGAGGAGCTGGTCGGCCTCTACACGGGCCCGCTGTTCCGCGCCGCGCTGCACCTGTGGGTCGCCGCCTCCGACGAGGAGCAGCTACGCGACCGGGTCACCGCCCTGGAGGCCAAGGTCGGCCGCGAGGCGCACCGCACGGCGGTGGCCCTGCTCGACGCCGACGAGACCGTGCCCGGCGTACGGGAAACCGTCCAGGGCCTGCTCGACATGGCCCGCGGCCTGGGCCTCGCCAACCTGCTGACCGATGACAAGACCCGTCGCGACCGGGTCGTCGAGCAGTGGGCGAAGATCATTGACGCCGTGCTTGCCCCTGCCGGGTAG
- a CDS encoding ATP-binding protein, whose protein sequence is MIPSSPEAPTAARRFVSEVLAQHTPNLAESTVDDVRLITSEMVTNAYRYGTEPGDSVLVVIVPTIELVRVEVHDPRRKRPEYKPESVTRARGRGLFILDALAKRWGVDDRPFGKIVWAEVAC, encoded by the coding sequence GTGATCCCCAGTAGCCCAGAAGCACCCACCGCGGCCCGTCGCTTCGTCTCCGAGGTCCTGGCGCAACACACCCCGAACCTCGCCGAGTCGACAGTCGACGACGTACGGCTCATCACCTCCGAGATGGTGACGAACGCCTACCGCTACGGGACCGAACCGGGCGACTCCGTACTCGTCGTCATCGTGCCCACGATCGAACTGGTGCGGGTCGAGGTCCACGACCCGCGCCGCAAACGCCCCGAGTACAAGCCCGAGTCCGTCACTCGGGCCCGCGGTCGTGGCCTATTCATCCTGGACGCCCTTGCAAAGCGGTGGGGTGTCGACGACCGGCCGTTCGGCAAAATCGTGTGGGCGGAGGTGGCGTGTTGA
- a CDS encoding enoyl-CoA hydratase family protein, whose amino-acid sequence MTDAPATPLIPRSHEHGITTLTLDSPHNRNALSTRLVAELGQALADAAADDATRAVVLTHTGGTFCAGADLSEATAGAATDGPLGLARLLRSIVALPKPVVARVTGHARAGGLGLLGACDISVAGPDTTFAFTEARLGLAPAVISLPLLPRLDPRAAGRYYLTGEKFGAAEAARIGLVTLAADDVDSGLAPVLDGLRKGSPQGLAESKKLVTAEVLAAFDRDTEALAEQSARLFGSAEAREGMTAFLERRAPAWAR is encoded by the coding sequence ATGACCGACGCACCCGCCACGCCCCTGATCCCGCGCTCCCACGAGCACGGCATCACCACCCTCACCCTGGACTCCCCGCACAACCGCAACGCCCTCTCCACCCGCCTGGTCGCCGAACTCGGCCAGGCCCTCGCCGACGCCGCCGCCGACGACGCCACCCGCGCCGTCGTGCTCACCCACACCGGCGGCACGTTCTGCGCCGGCGCGGACCTCTCCGAGGCCACCGCGGGCGCCGCGACGGACGGGCCGCTCGGCCTGGCCCGGCTGCTGCGCAGCATCGTGGCGCTGCCCAAACCGGTCGTCGCCCGGGTCACCGGACACGCCCGGGCCGGGGGCCTCGGCCTGCTCGGCGCCTGCGACATCTCCGTGGCGGGCCCGGACACCACCTTCGCGTTCACCGAGGCCCGACTCGGCCTCGCCCCCGCCGTCATCTCCCTGCCGCTGCTGCCGCGGCTCGACCCGCGCGCCGCGGGCCGCTACTACCTGACCGGCGAGAAGTTCGGCGCGGCGGAGGCGGCCAGGATCGGCCTGGTCACCCTCGCGGCCGACGATGTCGACAGCGGCCTCGCCCCCGTACTGGACGGGCTGCGCAAGGGCTCACCACAGGGCCTGGCCGAGTCGAAGAAGCTGGTCACCGCCGAAGTGCTGGCCGCCTTCGACCGCGACACCGAAGCGCTCGCCGAACAGTCCGCGCGGCTCTTCGGCTCCGCCGAGGCCCGCGAGGGCATGACCGCCTTCCTGGAACGGCGGGCCCCGGCATGGGCGCGGTGA